A region of Pyxidicoccus parkwaysis DNA encodes the following proteins:
- a CDS encoding alpha/beta fold hydrolase has translation MSQEPRKTEPVISTHQQSDGYRSHYRRWGRSEGSDVLVYLHGGISHAGWQAPLGEAITASSEVTFIALDRRGSGLNSEARGHLISEEREVEDIASFLEAIGGSFRRVHLGGWCFGAQVASIVAARLASRGVLTSLVLVAPGYVYTERYSDVLRLSMQAVSEVVKELGVTPEPLRAFVPVPLQTSDFTDKPQWLKFVEEDTLRLSRVTQSTVKVWGELGDRSRSTLGELGGLPVLAVFGSRDRLVDLERTKAMLLERVHPAPTIELMSTHHALHFEDPRALADLILRFISSQEPRLTAVAASRPGVATATAQQRGA, from the coding sequence ATGTCGCAGGAACCGCGCAAGACGGAACCGGTCATCAGCACGCATCAGCAGTCCGACGGCTACCGCTCCCACTACCGCCGCTGGGGCCGCTCCGAGGGGAGCGACGTCCTGGTGTACCTGCATGGCGGCATCAGCCACGCCGGGTGGCAGGCGCCGCTCGGCGAGGCCATCACCGCGAGCTCCGAGGTGACCTTCATCGCGTTGGACCGGCGCGGCTCCGGCCTCAACAGCGAGGCGCGGGGGCACCTCATCTCCGAGGAGCGGGAAGTCGAGGACATCGCTTCGTTCCTCGAGGCCATCGGCGGCTCCTTCCGCCGGGTGCACCTCGGGGGTTGGTGCTTTGGCGCGCAGGTGGCGTCCATCGTCGCCGCCCGGCTCGCCAGCCGGGGTGTCCTCACCAGCCTCGTGCTTGTCGCGCCGGGCTACGTCTACACGGAGCGCTACAGCGACGTGCTGAGGCTGTCCATGCAGGCCGTCTCCGAGGTCGTCAAGGAGCTCGGCGTCACGCCGGAGCCGCTGCGGGCCTTCGTGCCGGTGCCGCTGCAGACCAGCGACTTCACCGACAAGCCCCAGTGGCTGAAGTTCGTCGAAGAGGACACGCTCCGCCTCTCCCGGGTCACTCAGAGCACGGTCAAGGTCTGGGGCGAGCTCGGCGACCGCTCGCGGTCCACACTGGGAGAGCTGGGCGGGCTCCCCGTGCTCGCCGTGTTCGGCAGCCGGGACCGGCTCGTCGACCTCGAGCGCACGAAGGCGATGCTGCTGGAGCGCGTGCACCCGGCGCCGACCATCGAGCTGATGTCGACGCACCACGCGCTCCACTTCGAGGATCCGCGTGCGCTCGCCGACCTCATCCTCCGCTTCATCTCGAGCCAGGAGCCGCGTCTCACCGCCGTCGCGGCAAGCAGGCCGGGTGTGGCCACTGCCACGGCCCAGCAGCGCGGGGCGTGA
- a CDS encoding MFS transporter: protein MTDTFRLRELTLMASSMIAIIGTTAIAASLPHMSEAYADVPNSRFLVSVVLTLPALSVALCGPFIGMAIDSWGRKRIFILSLLIYGLSGAAGSVLPSLPAILVSRLVLGVAVSGITTCSTALLADYAEERKLGNLMGRQSLFMSLGNVVFVSLGGVLADHHWRLPFLLYAVAFVVLPGVVFTITEPRVARAAQPSVSVATVEVVPVRRTVLVYALGFVNMVVYFMVPVYLPFHLRSFPGNSSARAGGLLAVVGLSWAVSSSMYHRVRRHLSFEQVAFVALALMGIAYLMIARAMGYALLIPALVIIGAGLGVFVPNLNAWLLSFAPTTMKGRMIGGLVFFVFLGQFFSPIFTRPLRDTAGISASYFAGGALLLLLSLGTMAGGRRAMPMRLSAERDLK from the coding sequence ATGACAGACACATTCAGACTGCGCGAGCTCACGCTGATGGCCAGCAGCATGATTGCCATCATCGGGACGACGGCCATCGCCGCATCGCTGCCTCACATGAGCGAGGCGTACGCCGACGTCCCCAACAGCCGGTTCCTCGTGAGCGTGGTGCTCACCCTGCCGGCGCTGTCGGTGGCCTTGTGCGGCCCCTTCATCGGCATGGCCATCGACAGCTGGGGGCGTAAGCGCATCTTCATCCTGTCCCTGCTCATCTACGGACTGTCCGGGGCGGCGGGCAGTGTGCTGCCGTCGCTGCCCGCCATCCTGGTCAGCCGGCTCGTCCTGGGAGTCGCGGTCTCCGGCATCACCACCTGCTCCACGGCCCTGCTCGCCGACTACGCCGAGGAGCGGAAGCTGGGCAATCTGATGGGCAGACAGTCCCTGTTCATGTCCCTGGGGAACGTCGTCTTCGTCTCGCTGGGCGGCGTGCTGGCGGACCACCACTGGCGGCTGCCCTTCCTGCTTTACGCGGTGGCCTTCGTGGTCCTCCCGGGCGTCGTCTTCACCATCACCGAGCCGCGCGTGGCGCGAGCCGCACAGCCGTCGGTCTCGGTCGCCACCGTCGAGGTAGTCCCGGTCCGGAGGACCGTGCTCGTCTACGCCCTCGGCTTCGTGAACATGGTGGTGTACTTCATGGTGCCGGTGTACCTGCCGTTCCACCTGAGGTCCTTCCCCGGCAACAGCAGCGCGCGCGCGGGAGGCCTGCTGGCGGTCGTCGGGCTGAGCTGGGCCGTTTCATCCTCCATGTATCACCGTGTCCGGCGGCACCTCTCCTTCGAGCAGGTCGCGTTCGTCGCCCTCGCGCTCATGGGAATCGCCTACCTGATGATTGCCAGGGCCATGGGCTACGCGCTGCTCATCCCCGCTCTCGTCATCATCGGCGCGGGGCTGGGCGTGTTCGTCCCCAACCTGAACGCGTGGCTCCTGTCGTTCGCACCCACGACGATGAAGGGGCGGATGATTGGCGGTCTCGTCTTCTTCGTATTCCTCGGCCAGTTCTTCTCACCCATCTTCACGCGCCCGCTGAGAGACACCGCGGGCATCTCGGCGAGCTACTTCGCGGGTGGCGCGCTGTTGCTGCTGCTCTCGCTCGGGACGATGGCGGGGGGGAGAAGGGCCATGCCCATGAGGCTCTCCGCCGAGCGTGACCTGAAGTAG
- a CDS encoding RidA family protein, whose amino-acid sequence MALCLATGCATSSRMASAAEPPSRPTEISPASPVGRRINPPQLPRPNGYSHVVEVHTGRTVYISGQVPLDAGGNVIGAGDFRAQTEQVFANLSAALSAVGANYGHVVKLTIFVTQLTPETLTALREVRDRHIDAAHGPASSLVEVSRLFRPELLVEMEAVAVIPD is encoded by the coding sequence ATGGCGCTCTGTCTCGCCACGGGCTGCGCGACCTCTTCGCGGATGGCTTCGGCGGCCGAGCCGCCGTCCAGGCCGACAGAAATCTCACCTGCCTCGCCCGTCGGCAGGCGCATCAACCCTCCCCAGCTTCCGCGGCCCAATGGCTATAGCCACGTCGTGGAGGTCCACACGGGGCGCACCGTCTACATCTCGGGGCAGGTGCCGCTCGACGCCGGGGGGAACGTCATCGGCGCTGGCGACTTCCGTGCGCAGACGGAGCAGGTCTTCGCCAACCTGTCCGCCGCGCTGAGCGCGGTGGGCGCCAACTACGGCCACGTGGTGAAGCTGACCATCTTCGTCACGCAGTTGACGCCCGAGACACTCACCGCGCTCCGCGAGGTGAGAGATCGCCACATCGACGCCGCACACGGTCCGGCCAGCAGCCTGGTGGAGGTGAGCCGGCTGTTCCGCCCGGAGCTCCTCGTGGAGATGGAAGCGGTCGCCGTGATTCCGGACTGA
- a CDS encoding AAA family ATPase produces the protein MNAAQTLTPKSLADFLLHVAVIRPVFIWGPPGIGKSSIVQRFAQEVGLPCVSLLGSQLAPEDLIGVPQIVGGKSRFCPPTVIAREEPYCLFLDELNACSQEVQKAFYSLIHERRLGEYQLPSGSIVLGAGNRAQDSAIVKPMSSALMNRMVHVQLQASHRDWMEWAYQNELHPLVLDYLQNRPDHLWSQPPKTEEPFSTPRSWHMLSDGLREYGDDLTDTALELLACGCLTPSHAGQFKAFVKQVRSRYRLGAILEGKLSWPHAPEDRDVLYFLSQSLRAHLVKELPATREGLGAQHRELAHRAKALIKDLAALSFEMAQMVVARQDGQGLPDWFLMEVVRDLPRLVEKRHGA, from the coding sequence GTGAACGCCGCCCAGACCCTGACGCCGAAGTCGCTGGCTGACTTCCTGCTGCATGTCGCCGTCATCCGGCCCGTCTTCATCTGGGGGCCGCCCGGCATCGGGAAGTCGTCCATCGTCCAGCGCTTCGCCCAGGAGGTGGGACTGCCCTGTGTCTCACTCCTGGGCAGCCAGCTCGCTCCCGAGGACCTCATCGGCGTGCCGCAGATTGTCGGGGGCAAGAGCCGCTTCTGTCCGCCCACTGTCATCGCTCGCGAGGAGCCCTACTGTCTCTTCCTCGATGAGCTGAACGCGTGCTCACAGGAGGTGCAGAAGGCCTTCTACAGCCTCATCCACGAGCGGCGCCTGGGCGAGTATCAGCTCCCCTCGGGCTCCATCGTGCTCGGCGCCGGCAATCGCGCCCAGGACAGCGCCATCGTCAAGCCCATGTCCTCCGCGCTGATGAACCGCATGGTGCACGTCCAGCTCCAGGCCTCGCACCGCGACTGGATGGAATGGGCGTACCAGAACGAGCTCCACCCGCTGGTGCTCGACTACCTCCAGAATCGCCCCGACCACCTCTGGAGCCAGCCTCCCAAGACGGAAGAGCCGTTCTCCACCCCTCGCTCGTGGCACATGCTCAGCGACGGGCTGCGCGAGTACGGCGACGACCTCACCGACACCGCGCTGGAGCTGCTCGCCTGCGGCTGCCTCACGCCCTCGCACGCCGGACAGTTCAAGGCCTTCGTGAAGCAGGTGCGCAGCCGGTACCGGCTCGGCGCCATCCTCGAGGGCAAGCTGAGCTGGCCCCATGCGCCCGAGGACCGGGACGTCCTCTACTTCCTCTCCCAGTCGCTGCGCGCCCACCTCGTCAAGGAGCTGCCCGCCACACGCGAGGGGCTCGGGGCCCAGCACCGCGAGCTGGCGCACCGGGCGAAGGCGCTCATCAAGGACCTGGCGGCACTGAGTTTCGAGATGGCCCAGATGGTCGTCGCGCGCCAGGACGGGCAGGGGCTCCCGGACTGGTTCTTGATGGAGGTCGTCCGCGATCTTCCGCGCCTCGTGGAGAAGCGGCATGGGGCGTAA
- a CDS encoding vWA domain-containing protein, with translation MGRKGSPGKPDPATEDFDKGLERVRQHPLFGCLLRGRVYRDEQLLGPRVPHDGWAMVSANGTIRVHSKRRGSPEEWAYVLAHCVLHLGLGHFRDVDDAEAWQAACCCFIARFLRDLKFGRPPEGMLIDLETLGAQDEERLYTAFRLRGIPPQLHGAGAAGEGCADMLASHLSEPTARAKERQEWQRLFAGGLLDAVDSAVEVAAGIDSPARSSHPRTRAARARSWFMAHFPLLGSLAAAFELIEDPLLCQRLHISVAAVDAEAQELYINPHANLDEAELRFVLAHELLHVGLRHQARRLGREPFLWNIACDYVVNGWLVEMGVGELPSIGVLHDPELKGMSAEEVYDVIVTDLRRYRKMATLRGVGLGDMLGEEREWWRTGEGVSLDSFYRRCLAQGLEYHCSSGRGLLPAGLVEEIRALEQPPIDWDVELARWFDAHFSPLEQRRSWLRMSRRQSSAPDIPRPRWMPAERMEDGRTFGVVLDTSGSMDRKLLAKALGAIASYALARDVPRVRVVFCDAVAYDEGYLAPEDIAGRVRVRGRGGTLLQPGIDLLERAHDFPKDGPLLIITDGYCDRLLVKREHAFLLPMERHLPFAPKGKVFRLS, from the coding sequence ATGGGGCGTAAGGGCTCGCCAGGGAAGCCGGACCCCGCCACCGAGGACTTCGACAAGGGCCTCGAGAGGGTGAGGCAGCATCCGCTCTTCGGATGTTTGCTGAGGGGACGCGTCTATCGCGACGAGCAGCTCCTCGGTCCTCGCGTCCCGCACGATGGCTGGGCCATGGTGTCCGCCAACGGCACCATCCGCGTCCACTCGAAGCGCCGTGGGTCGCCGGAGGAGTGGGCCTATGTGCTCGCGCACTGTGTCCTGCATCTGGGGCTCGGACACTTCCGGGACGTGGATGACGCGGAGGCATGGCAGGCCGCGTGCTGCTGCTTCATCGCGCGCTTCCTGCGAGACCTCAAATTCGGCCGGCCTCCGGAGGGCATGCTCATCGACCTGGAGACGCTCGGAGCCCAGGACGAGGAGCGGCTCTACACGGCCTTCCGGCTCCGGGGCATTCCTCCCCAGCTCCATGGCGCGGGGGCCGCCGGTGAGGGTTGTGCGGACATGCTCGCGTCCCATTTGTCGGAACCCACCGCGCGAGCCAAGGAGCGGCAGGAGTGGCAGCGCCTGTTCGCCGGCGGTCTGCTCGACGCCGTGGACTCCGCGGTGGAGGTGGCTGCCGGGATTGATTCCCCGGCGCGCTCGTCACACCCGAGGACTCGCGCCGCGCGCGCCCGCTCGTGGTTCATGGCCCACTTCCCGTTGCTCGGCTCCCTGGCCGCCGCGTTCGAGCTCATCGAGGACCCGCTCCTCTGCCAGCGGCTGCACATCTCCGTGGCCGCCGTGGATGCGGAGGCACAGGAGCTCTACATCAACCCCCACGCGAATCTGGACGAGGCGGAGCTGCGCTTCGTCCTCGCGCACGAGCTCCTCCACGTGGGGCTGCGGCATCAGGCGCGGCGGTTGGGGAGGGAGCCGTTCCTGTGGAACATCGCGTGCGACTACGTGGTGAATGGCTGGCTCGTGGAGATGGGCGTGGGCGAGCTGCCCTCCATCGGCGTGCTGCATGACCCGGAGCTCAAGGGCATGTCCGCGGAGGAGGTGTACGACGTCATCGTCACCGACCTGCGGCGCTACCGGAAGATGGCCACGCTGCGCGGCGTGGGACTCGGGGACATGCTCGGCGAGGAGCGCGAGTGGTGGAGGACGGGGGAGGGCGTGTCGCTCGACTCGTTCTACCGCCGCTGCCTCGCGCAGGGGCTGGAGTACCACTGCTCCTCGGGACGGGGACTGCTGCCTGCGGGGTTGGTGGAGGAGATTCGCGCGCTGGAGCAGCCGCCCATCGACTGGGACGTGGAGCTGGCCCGCTGGTTCGACGCGCACTTCTCTCCGCTGGAGCAGCGCCGGAGCTGGCTGCGGATGAGCCGGCGACAGTCCTCGGCGCCGGACATTCCCCGCCCCAGGTGGATGCCCGCGGAGCGCATGGAGGACGGCCGCACCTTCGGGGTGGTGTTGGATACGTCGGGCTCCATGGACCGCAAGCTGCTCGCGAAGGCGCTGGGTGCCATTGCCAGCTATGCGCTCGCTCGGGACGTGCCGCGCGTGCGCGTGGTGTTCTGCGACGCGGTGGCCTACGACGAGGGCTACCTGGCGCCCGAGGACATCGCCGGACGGGTGCGCGTGCGCGGGCGGGGTGGCACGCTGCTTCAGCCCGGCATCGACCTGCTGGAGCGGGCGCACGACTTCCCGAAGGATGGTCCGCTGCTCATCATCACCGACGGCTATTGTGACCGGCTCCTCGTGAAGCGCGAGCACGCCTTCCTGCTGCCCATGGAGCGCCATCTTCCCTTCGCGCCGAAGGGGAAGGTGTTCCGTCTGTCTTGA
- a CDS encoding SMI1/KNR4 family protein — translation MTMEQMLAEISRAHFPHPPATPERIAAFESQVGWRLDADLRAFYLHCDGAELFKPLPDANYSILSLADVRRARVAIWGKDEDSAGPASWYALVDCQDTDFVLVDVARQEDGRYPLLDAYHGTYPQVRQIAASFSEFLERALGSGDQFFWLKK, via the coding sequence ATGACGATGGAACAGATGCTGGCCGAAATCTCCCGCGCGCACTTCCCGCACCCCCCGGCCACGCCAGAGAGAATTGCCGCGTTCGAGTCACAAGTCGGTTGGCGGCTCGATGCGGACCTGCGCGCGTTCTACCTTCACTGCGACGGAGCGGAGCTCTTCAAGCCGCTGCCCGATGCGAACTACAGCATCCTCTCGCTCGCCGATGTACGCCGAGCGCGAGTTGCAATCTGGGGCAAGGACGAGGATTCAGCCGGGCCGGCGTCCTGGTATGCGCTCGTGGACTGCCAGGACACCGATTTCGTACTCGTAGATGTAGCACGGCAAGAAGACGGCCGGTACCCGTTGCTCGACGCGTACCATGGGACGTATCCACAGGTCCGGCAGATTGCCGCCTCGTTCAGCGAGTTCCTGGAGCGAGCGCTCGGCAGCGGAGACCAGTTCTTCTGGCTGAAGAAGTAG